From the genome of Phragmitibacter flavus, one region includes:
- a CDS encoding DNA-binding transcriptional regulator — protein MAREKIPQIAVLVDTSRSYGRDIVQGIRRYATEHGPWSLFLEPRDLMSQFPKWLEGWSGDGILARSGSAEMLSQLEATGLPVVELRTTSLKHGFPFVGMDNRQMGERVAGHLRSRGFQRFAGYLDPSERYFLERMERFVEVVNEEGFGCPVFEAFSPSREMTWDEHQRALADWLVALEKPVGVFACSDQLGFWLLDAARRAGILVPEQVAVVGAENDSTLCETAWPPLSSVQFRGQAVGFAAAELLAEWMKSGKKEAPRMSVGLPTGDIVVRQSSEIVAVEDEQLARALFFIREHAAEGIGVKEVARAACLSRSVLERRMMSVLGRSPGEEINRVKFRLVENLLAQSDLTLAAIAERAGFEHPQYMAEAFKRRSGMTPGEFRKRRKI, from the coding sequence ATGGCGAGGGAGAAGATTCCACAGATCGCGGTGCTGGTGGATACGTCGCGGAGTTATGGTCGTGACATTGTGCAGGGGATTCGTCGGTATGCGACGGAGCATGGGCCGTGGTCGCTGTTTCTTGAGCCGCGGGATTTGATGTCGCAGTTTCCGAAGTGGCTGGAGGGGTGGTCGGGGGACGGGATTTTGGCAAGGTCGGGGAGTGCGGAGATGTTGTCACAGCTGGAGGCGACGGGATTGCCGGTAGTGGAACTGCGCACAACGAGTTTGAAGCATGGGTTTCCTTTTGTGGGAATGGACAACCGGCAGATGGGGGAGCGGGTGGCGGGGCATTTGCGGAGTCGGGGTTTTCAGCGGTTTGCTGGTTATCTGGATCCGTCGGAGCGGTATTTTTTGGAGCGGATGGAGCGTTTTGTGGAGGTGGTGAACGAGGAGGGGTTTGGGTGTCCGGTGTTTGAGGCGTTTTCTCCGTCGCGGGAAATGACGTGGGATGAGCATCAGCGGGCGCTGGCGGACTGGCTAGTGGCGTTGGAGAAACCGGTGGGGGTGTTTGCTTGCAGCGATCAATTGGGGTTTTGGCTGCTGGATGCGGCGCGGAGGGCGGGGATTTTGGTGCCGGAGCAGGTGGCGGTGGTGGGGGCGGAGAATGATTCGACCTTGTGCGAGACGGCGTGGCCACCGTTGTCGAGTGTGCAGTTTCGCGGTCAGGCAGTGGGGTTTGCGGCGGCGGAGTTGCTGGCGGAGTGGATGAAGTCGGGGAAAAAAGAGGCGCCGCGGATGTCAGTAGGATTGCCGACGGGGGACATTGTGGTGCGGCAGTCTTCGGAAATCGTGGCGGTGGAGGATGAGCAGCTGGCCAGGGCGTTGTTTTTCATCCGTGAGCATGCGGCGGAGGGGATCGGGGTGAAAGAGGTGGCGAGGGCGGCGTGTTTGTCGAGAAGCGTGCTGGAGCGAAGAATGATGTCGGTGCTGGGAAGGTCGCCGGGGGAGGAGATCAACCGGGTCAAATTCAGGCTGGTGGAAAATCTGCTGGCGCAGTCGGATTTGACCTTGGCGGCGATTGCCGAGAGGGCGGGATTTGAGCATCCGCAATACATGGCTGAGGCATTTAAGCGTCGGTCAGGGATGACGCCGGGAGAGTTTCGAAAGCGACGCAAAATCTGA
- a CDS encoding class I adenylate-forming enzyme family protein has protein sequence MINIVDEIFAGCDRSATALVAGGVGVSFGELEAKVSEAAGLLGKDGAQRVGLFCPNGVHHVVWSLAVLRAGGVLVPVAGELSGPERESLVRTTGLDVVLCAGGKDWAGEGGVKRELLLDGMPGLLVSGLRGEGRLDFDEGELAKLNPALIRFSSGTTGNRKGVVLSHETLLARVRACNQKLGIGPGDRVIWTLPMAHHFAVSIVLYLLHGATTVLEDSHLGADVYRTLKAERGTVLYGSPFHFALLAGLAEGERVESLRLAVATAAALSEQVAKDFYGRYGVPLCQGMGIIEVGLPLLNGEEPLEKPESVGRPQAGFEVMIANAGIEGVGELGLRGPGMFDAYLSPWMLREEVLKDGWFATGDLAKRDADGAIYLVGRTKSVINVGGMKCFPEEVEAVLCGHPAVKEARVSAMAHATFGAVPAAEVVPEEGASPPRSAELMGWCRKELSGYKVPMRYTMVAELPKTASGKLQR, from the coding sequence ATGATCAATATTGTTGATGAGATTTTTGCGGGGTGTGATCGGTCGGCCACGGCATTGGTGGCAGGTGGTGTGGGGGTGAGTTTTGGGGAGTTGGAGGCGAAGGTGAGCGAAGCAGCGGGTTTGCTGGGGAAGGATGGGGCGCAGCGGGTCGGGTTGTTTTGTCCGAACGGGGTGCATCATGTGGTGTGGTCGCTGGCGGTGTTGCGGGCGGGCGGGGTGCTGGTGCCGGTGGCAGGCGAGTTGAGTGGACCGGAGCGGGAGTCGCTGGTGAGGACGACGGGGTTGGATGTGGTGCTGTGTGCGGGTGGGAAGGATTGGGCGGGTGAGGGAGGAGTGAAGAGGGAATTGTTGCTGGACGGGATGCCGGGGTTGTTGGTGTCGGGATTGCGGGGAGAGGGGCGTTTGGACTTTGATGAGGGGGAGTTGGCGAAGTTGAATCCGGCGTTGATCCGTTTCAGCAGTGGGACGACGGGGAATCGCAAGGGGGTGGTGTTGTCGCATGAGACGCTGTTGGCGCGGGTGCGGGCGTGCAATCAGAAGCTGGGGATTGGTCCGGGGGATCGGGTGATCTGGACGCTGCCGATGGCGCATCATTTTGCGGTGTCGATCGTGCTCTATCTGCTGCATGGCGCGACGACGGTCTTAGAGGATTCGCACCTGGGGGCGGATGTGTATCGGACCTTGAAGGCGGAGCGGGGGACGGTGTTGTATGGATCGCCGTTCCATTTTGCGCTGCTGGCGGGACTGGCAGAGGGGGAGCGGGTGGAGTCTTTGAGGTTGGCGGTGGCGACGGCGGCGGCGTTGTCGGAGCAGGTGGCGAAGGATTTTTATGGGCGGTATGGGGTGCCGTTGTGTCAGGGGATGGGGATCATTGAGGTGGGATTGCCGTTGTTGAATGGGGAGGAGCCACTGGAGAAGCCGGAGTCGGTGGGACGTCCGCAGGCGGGGTTTGAGGTGATGATTGCCAATGCAGGGATTGAGGGCGTTGGGGAGTTGGGTTTGCGTGGGCCGGGGATGTTTGATGCGTATTTGTCACCTTGGATGTTGCGTGAGGAAGTTTTAAAGGACGGGTGGTTTGCAACGGGGGATTTGGCAAAGAGGGATGCGGATGGGGCGATTTATTTGGTTGGAAGGACGAAGTCGGTGATCAATGTGGGAGGGATGAAGTGTTTTCCCGAGGAGGTGGAGGCGGTGCTTTGTGGACATCCGGCGGTGAAAGAGGCACGGGTGTCGGCGATGGCGCATGCCACGTTCGGTGCGGTGCCGGCGGCGGAGGTGGTGCCGGAGGAGGGGGCGAGTCCCCCGAGATCGGCGGAGTTGATGGGATGGTGTCGGAAGGAGCTTTCGGGATACAAGGTGCCGATGCGATATACGATGGTGGCGGAGTTGCCGAAGACGGCGAGTGGGAAGTTGCAGCGTTGA
- a CDS encoding FAD-dependent oxidoreductase, with product MSLFECDVLVAGGGSAGMAVAIAASRVGARVVLLERNGFLGGMGTAALVHTICGLYVVREDEVVEPANPGIPMEVAQRLLAMGGARGPVHMGKVQVLLHDPWALALLADEMVEECENLTVLLHAEMTGVEGDDGGWEVAAISRGQEVKVRAQAMVDATGDAVLVSMAGAPWRQVEGARLQRPAYVVKLAGVDQGVLDEAGRLRLAHGIAFGVRSGELPKEVLGAGVRAGANVGECFLTMDLAAGGEAYDPLDATMLTKMEQLGRRSVGILVDWLKRKQSGFEGCGVAAWPTRAGVRESRRMEGVYELRVEDVLEGRRFEDGIARVAWPVELREKATGPRWLFAKAGSVGEIPLRSLRSAKFESLFAAGRCLSASHEALASVRVMGTCLASGQAAGWAAAMWAEKGVVEIEAFNQRS from the coding sequence ATGAGTTTGTTTGAATGTGATGTCCTGGTGGCTGGGGGTGGGAGTGCAGGGATGGCGGTGGCGATTGCGGCGTCGCGAGTGGGCGCGCGAGTGGTGTTGTTGGAGAGAAATGGATTCCTCGGAGGCATGGGGACGGCGGCTTTGGTGCATACGATTTGCGGGTTGTATGTGGTGCGGGAGGATGAGGTGGTTGAGCCGGCGAATCCCGGGATTCCGATGGAGGTGGCGCAGCGGCTTTTGGCAATGGGTGGGGCGCGGGGGCCGGTGCACATGGGGAAGGTGCAGGTGTTGTTGCATGATCCTTGGGCGCTGGCGTTGTTGGCGGACGAAATGGTGGAGGAATGCGAAAATTTAACGGTGCTTTTGCATGCGGAGATGACGGGCGTGGAGGGGGATGATGGCGGATGGGAAGTGGCGGCAATTTCGCGGGGGCAGGAGGTGAAGGTGAGGGCGCAAGCGATGGTGGATGCGACGGGGGATGCGGTGTTGGTTTCCATGGCCGGGGCACCTTGGCGGCAGGTGGAGGGGGCACGGTTGCAGAGGCCGGCTTATGTGGTGAAGCTTGCTGGGGTGGATCAAGGGGTTTTGGATGAAGCGGGCAGGCTGCGGCTGGCGCACGGAATTGCGTTTGGGGTAAGATCGGGTGAATTGCCGAAGGAAGTTTTGGGCGCGGGAGTGCGTGCGGGGGCGAACGTTGGGGAATGTTTTTTGACGATGGATCTGGCGGCTGGGGGGGAGGCGTATGATCCACTGGACGCGACGATGCTTACGAAGATGGAACAGCTGGGACGCAGATCGGTGGGGATTTTGGTGGATTGGTTAAAGCGGAAACAGTCGGGGTTTGAGGGGTGCGGGGTGGCGGCGTGGCCGACTCGAGCAGGGGTGAGGGAGAGTCGGAGAATGGAAGGCGTTTATGAATTGAGGGTGGAGGATGTGCTGGAGGGACGGCGATTTGAAGATGGAATTGCGCGGGTGGCTTGGCCGGTGGAGTTGCGGGAGAAAGCGACGGGGCCGAGGTGGTTGTTTGCGAAGGCGGGGTCGGTCGGGGAGATTCCATTGCGGAGTTTGAGGAGTGCGAAGTTTGAGTCGCTGTTTGCGGCGGGGCGTTGTTTGTCGGCTTCGCATGAGGCGCTGGCTTCGGTGCGGGTGATGGGGACTTGTTTGGCGTCGGGGCAGGCGGCGGGATGGGCGGCGGCGATGTGGGCGGAGAAGGGTGTCGTGGAGATTGAGGCATTCAATCAAAGATCGTGA
- the sucB gene encoding dihydrolipoyllysine-residue succinyltransferase, with protein sequence MPTEIKIPTLGESIASGLISQWNKKDGDSVKEGDVLLTLETDKVAQEIAAPADGILRIQAQEGDDVPVGAVVGVIEESSGAATAPAPAAEAPKPAAPAEEAPAKVEAAPAPAPAAESKPAEAASAPKAAEPQLRLVPKESAPAPSKAEPAGRTSRKKMTPLRKRIAEQLVNAQRTAAILTTFNEVDMTAVMELRKQLQDDFVKKHGVKLGFMSFFVKAVVDALQAVPQLNVRVDGDEIISNHFYDIGVAVGTEKGLIVPVLRDCEKKTFAEIEKDILAYAAKAKEGKIALDDLTGGVFTISNGGVYGSLLSTPILNPPQSGILGMHSIQQRPVALNGQVVIRPMMYLAVSYDHRVVDGKGAVTFLVRIKDCLENPSRLLVGA encoded by the coding sequence ATGCCCACAGAAATTAAGATCCCTACCCTCGGAGAGTCCATCGCCAGCGGCCTCATTTCACAATGGAACAAGAAGGATGGCGACAGCGTCAAAGAGGGCGATGTGTTGCTGACGCTTGAAACGGACAAGGTGGCGCAGGAGATTGCGGCCCCTGCGGATGGCATTTTGCGCATTCAGGCGCAGGAAGGTGACGACGTGCCGGTCGGTGCGGTGGTGGGAGTGATCGAAGAATCGAGTGGTGCTGCGACGGCTCCTGCTCCTGCGGCGGAAGCGCCGAAACCGGCTGCGCCTGCTGAAGAAGCTCCGGCGAAGGTTGAAGCGGCTCCTGCTCCTGCCCCTGCGGCAGAAAGCAAACCGGCGGAGGCTGCATCGGCTCCGAAAGCTGCGGAGCCGCAACTGCGGTTGGTGCCGAAGGAAAGTGCGCCAGCGCCATCCAAGGCAGAGCCTGCGGGTCGGACCAGTCGCAAGAAGATGACGCCTTTGCGCAAGCGCATTGCCGAGCAGTTGGTGAATGCTCAACGCACGGCAGCCATTCTGACGACCTTTAACGAGGTCGACATGACGGCGGTGATGGAATTGCGCAAGCAGTTACAGGACGATTTCGTGAAGAAGCACGGAGTGAAATTGGGTTTCATGTCGTTCTTCGTGAAGGCGGTGGTCGATGCGTTGCAAGCGGTTCCGCAGTTGAACGTTCGGGTGGATGGCGATGAGATCATCAGCAATCATTTTTATGACATCGGCGTGGCCGTGGGCACCGAGAAGGGCTTGATTGTTCCGGTGTTGCGCGATTGTGAGAAGAAGACCTTCGCGGAGATCGAGAAGGACATTCTAGCTTATGCGGCCAAGGCGAAAGAGGGCAAAATTGCCCTCGACGATCTAACCGGCGGGGTGTTCACCATCAGCAATGGCGGGGTTTATGGATCGCTGTTGAGCACGCCAATTTTGAATCCGCCGCAGAGTGGCATTTTGGGAATGCACAGCATCCAGCAGCGTCCGGTGGCGTTGAATGGTCAGGTGGTGATTCGTCCGATGATGTATCTGGCGGTGAGCTATGACCATCGCGTTGTGGATGGTAAAGGAGCGGTGACATTCCTGGTGCGCATCAAGGATTGTCTGGAGAATCCATCGCGCTTGCTGGTGGGGGCTTGA
- a CDS encoding type II toxin-antitoxin system HicA family toxin, translating to MKRRDLVKQLELMGCELIRHGGKHDWFQNRQTGACQPVPQHTEINEYLAKSIIKKLSNL from the coding sequence ATGAAGCGGCGGGATTTGGTGAAGCAACTGGAACTGATGGGATGCGAACTGATTCGACATGGTGGCAAGCACGACTGGTTTCAGAATCGGCAAACCGGTGCCTGCCAGCCCGTTCCGCAGCACACCGAAATCAATGAATATTTGGCCAAAAGCATCATTAAAAAGCTCAGCAATTTGTAA
- a CDS encoding type II toxin-antitoxin system HicB family antitoxin — translation MNPSASITYWNDDELWLGFLDEFPDYVTQGTSFEDLKEHLLDLHKELTGGLVPNIKRHAQLELA, via the coding sequence ATGAATCCTTCAGCATCGATCACCTATTGGAATGATGATGAGCTTTGGCTCGGGTTTCTGGACGAGTTTCCTGACTATGTCACCCAGGGAACTTCGTTTGAGGATCTGAAGGAGCATTTGTTGGATTTGCACAAGGAACTCACCGGGGGATTGGTTCCCAACATCAAACGACATGCCCAGTTGGAACTGGCATGA
- a CDS encoding 2-oxoglutarate dehydrogenase E1 component produces MNATLPYRANVDLLEEKYLAWKNDTHSVEPAWASFFEGFELGLAQKSPEGVASEATTTAKGGAALSEDVIAFRTKVTNAALDFRRNGHTAAWLNPLAKEAPEVPALTAEGLGFTEEELGLEVSSQFFDGGRRSTVREMLADLRRIYCDKIGFEFMHINNRDVRWWLRERIEARVNAPALPAQKQADILRWVLQPETFERFLHKRYVGQKRFSLEGGESLMVALETIFESLPKLGAQEIVMGMAHRGRLSILANFLKKPLKTLFYEFSENYVPNMVAGDGDVKYHLGFETRRTTKIGGEVQISLAANPSHLEAVDPVVEGKARARQRHLDDSVARKKVIPILIHGDAAFAGQGMVAEVLNLSQLPGYRTGGTIHIIVNNQIGFTTSPADARSSDYCTDVAKMIEAPVIHVNGDSPLDVAYAAQFAIEFRQAFGRDVILDIVCYRRHGHNETDEPSFTQPNMARSIAEQPSTSSIFEKQLIESGVLTVEEAEAIRKELEADLEQGFQELATDEKSKGSNPFEGSTAQPQPSYSHEPVVTGIEQGALRELGLKLVEPPPGFKLHPTIEKRFLAARKKALEAGSGFDWAHAEALAFGTLLAENFGVRLSGQDTRRGTFSQRHCVLYDNDNRERYIPLQNIQAEQGKFCVYNSLLSEVAVLGFDYGYSLLTPNVLICWEAQFGDFANGAQVIIDQFIASAESKWQQPSSIVMLLPHGYEGQGPEHSSARLERFLQLCAGCNIQVANLTTPAQYFHMLRRQQKRAFRKPLVIMTPKSLLRHPQAVSKIEDMAEGTAFKEILDDESPDLDPNRITRLIFCSGKVYYDLINFRKENEIKNAAIIRVEQLYPLNVNMIWQIVKRYPRAQKKWIWCQEEPENMGAWMFIRHRLEDLTNHVVRYAGRERSASPAAGSKAIHTLEQEKLVEDAFSV; encoded by the coding sequence ATGAATGCCACTTTGCCCTACCGAGCGAACGTAGACCTGCTCGAAGAGAAGTATCTCGCCTGGAAAAACGACACACATAGCGTTGAGCCCGCCTGGGCTTCGTTTTTCGAAGGATTTGAACTCGGACTTGCCCAAAAATCGCCGGAAGGCGTTGCATCTGAGGCTACGACAACGGCAAAAGGTGGAGCAGCGCTCTCGGAGGATGTGATCGCATTCCGCACCAAGGTGACCAATGCGGCTTTGGATTTTCGTCGCAATGGACACACAGCGGCTTGGCTGAACCCGCTGGCGAAGGAGGCACCTGAGGTGCCCGCGCTGACGGCTGAAGGTCTTGGATTTACCGAAGAGGAGCTTGGGCTGGAGGTTTCCTCTCAATTTTTTGATGGAGGTCGTCGTTCGACGGTGCGTGAGATGCTGGCGGATCTGCGGCGCATTTATTGTGACAAGATCGGCTTTGAGTTCATGCACATCAACAATCGTGATGTGCGCTGGTGGCTGCGTGAGCGCATTGAAGCGCGGGTGAATGCCCCGGCATTGCCTGCGCAGAAACAGGCGGACATTTTGCGTTGGGTGCTGCAACCGGAGACGTTTGAGCGCTTTTTGCACAAGCGTTATGTGGGGCAGAAGCGCTTTTCGCTGGAAGGCGGGGAGTCGTTGATGGTGGCGTTGGAGACGATTTTTGAGAGCTTGCCGAAGTTGGGTGCCCAAGAAATCGTGATGGGAATGGCCCACCGTGGACGTTTGAGCATTCTGGCGAACTTTTTGAAGAAGCCGCTGAAGACGCTGTTTTATGAGTTTTCGGAAAACTATGTGCCGAACATGGTGGCGGGTGATGGGGACGTGAAATATCACCTGGGATTTGAGACGCGTCGCACGACCAAGATCGGTGGTGAGGTGCAGATCAGCCTCGCGGCGAACCCAAGTCACCTTGAGGCGGTCGATCCGGTCGTGGAAGGCAAGGCGCGGGCACGTCAACGTCATTTGGATGACTCGGTGGCGCGCAAAAAGGTGATCCCGATTTTGATTCACGGGGATGCGGCATTTGCCGGTCAGGGCATGGTGGCGGAGGTGTTGAACCTTTCGCAGTTGCCGGGTTACCGCACCGGCGGGACGATTCATATCATCGTGAACAACCAGATCGGTTTCACGACATCGCCTGCGGATGCGCGTTCTTCGGATTATTGCACGGACGTGGCGAAGATGATTGAGGCTCCGGTGATTCACGTGAACGGCGACTCGCCGCTGGATGTGGCTTATGCGGCACAGTTTGCGATCGAGTTCCGTCAGGCTTTTGGTCGGGATGTGATTCTCGACATCGTTTGTTATCGTCGTCACGGACACAACGAGACGGATGAACCGTCGTTCACGCAGCCGAACATGGCGCGTTCGATTGCAGAACAGCCTTCGACTTCGAGCATTTTTGAGAAGCAGTTGATTGAGAGTGGTGTGCTGACGGTGGAAGAGGCGGAAGCGATTCGCAAAGAGCTGGAGGCCGACCTCGAACAGGGTTTCCAGGAGCTTGCGACGGATGAGAAGAGCAAGGGCAGCAATCCTTTTGAGGGTTCAACCGCGCAGCCGCAGCCGAGTTATTCGCATGAGCCGGTGGTGACCGGGATTGAGCAAGGGGCGTTGCGCGAGCTTGGATTGAAGCTGGTGGAACCGCCGCCCGGGTTCAAGTTGCATCCGACGATCGAAAAACGGTTTCTGGCGGCTCGCAAAAAGGCGTTGGAAGCGGGAAGCGGATTTGACTGGGCACATGCTGAAGCACTGGCCTTTGGCACCTTGTTGGCGGAGAATTTTGGCGTGCGTTTGAGCGGTCAGGACACACGTCGTGGCACGTTCAGTCAACGTCATTGTGTGTTGTATGACAACGACAACCGCGAGCGCTACATCCCGTTGCAAAACATTCAGGCAGAGCAGGGCAAGTTTTGCGTTTACAACTCGTTGCTATCCGAAGTGGCGGTGTTGGGTTTTGACTATGGTTATTCGTTGCTGACACCGAATGTGTTGATCTGCTGGGAAGCCCAGTTTGGCGACTTTGCCAACGGGGCGCAGGTGATCATTGACCAGTTCATTGCCAGTGCCGAGAGCAAGTGGCAGCAGCCGAGCAGCATCGTGATGTTGCTTCCGCATGGTTATGAAGGCCAGGGTCCTGAGCACAGCAGTGCGAGGCTCGAGCGGTTCCTGCAGCTTTGCGCGGGATGCAACATTCAGGTGGCGAATTTGACCACGCCTGCCCAGTATTTTCATATGCTGCGTCGTCAGCAGAAGCGGGCGTTCCGCAAGCCGTTGGTGATCATGACTCCGAAAAGTCTGCTGCGTCATCCTCAGGCAGTGAGCAAGATCGAAGACATGGCCGAAGGCACGGCGTTCAAGGAGATCCTGGACGACGAAAGCCCAGACCTTGATCCAAACCGCATCACGCGGCTGATCTTCTGCTCGGGCAAGGTGTATTACGATTTGATCAATTTCCGCAAGGAGAACGAGATCAAGAATGCGGCGATCATTCGTGTGGAGCAGCTTTATCCGCTGAATGTGAACATGATCTGGCAGATCGTGAAACGTTATCCGCGCGCCCAGAAGAAGTGGATCTGGTGCCAGGAGGAGCCGGAGAACATGGGTGCCTGGATGTTCATCCGCCATCGTCTGGAGGATTTGACCAATCACGTTGTTCGTTACGCCGGACGCGAACGCAGCGCCAGCCCTGCCGCCGGTTCAAAAGCCATCCACACGCTGGAGCAGGAAAAACTGGTGGAAGACGCCTTCAGTGTTTAA
- a CDS encoding ABC transporter ATP-binding protein, translating to MIEVTNLTKHYVGRTAVDNLSFHVEPGEVVGFLGPNGAGKSTTMRILAGYLPPSEGSAKVNGFDTFKQSIQARRSLGYMPENAPLYLDMRVKEYLHFRGALKGLAGRDLRRRTGEVMEACSLEDVRRKIIGNLSKGFRQRVALADALLGRPPLLILDEPTNGLDPNQIKQIRELLFTFKSRQTILLSTHILSEVEACCDRILLLHHGKLRANDTPQNLVKRLRVTSDVHIELSGGKDHESHLSQITGVRKITADKSEAPWHRFTLRVEARADIREALFDLALKQKWQVRELHRELPSLEDVFTELTMSDH from the coding sequence ATGATTGAAGTTACCAATCTCACCAAACACTACGTCGGCCGCACTGCGGTCGATAATCTTTCCTTCCACGTCGAACCTGGTGAGGTCGTCGGTTTCCTCGGCCCCAACGGCGCCGGCAAAAGCACCACCATGCGCATCCTCGCCGGCTACCTGCCGCCCAGCGAAGGCAGCGCCAAGGTCAATGGATTCGACACCTTTAAACAATCCATCCAGGCGCGACGCAGCCTCGGCTACATGCCCGAGAACGCCCCGCTTTACCTCGACATGCGGGTCAAGGAATACCTCCATTTCCGCGGTGCCCTCAAAGGCCTGGCCGGACGAGATTTGCGCCGCCGCACCGGCGAAGTCATGGAAGCCTGCTCCCTTGAAGACGTGCGGCGGAAAATCATCGGCAACCTCTCCAAAGGTTTTCGTCAGCGCGTCGCCCTTGCCGACGCCCTGCTTGGCCGCCCTCCACTCCTCATTCTCGACGAACCCACCAACGGACTCGACCCCAACCAGATCAAACAAATCCGCGAGCTGCTGTTCACCTTCAAGTCGCGTCAGACCATCCTTCTTTCCACCCACATTCTCAGTGAGGTCGAAGCCTGCTGCGACCGCATCCTTCTTCTTCATCACGGTAAACTGCGCGCCAACGACACCCCGCAAAACCTGGTCAAACGACTCCGCGTCACCAGCGACGTCCATATTGAACTCAGCGGCGGCAAAGACCACGAAAGCCACCTCTCCCAAATCACCGGCGTGCGCAAAATCACCGCCGACAAAAGCGAAGCGCCCTGGCACCGTTTCACCCTTCGCGTCGAAGCCCGCGCCGACATCCGCGAAGCCCTCTTCGACCTCGCCCTCAAACAAAAATGGCAGGTCCGCGAACTCCACCGCGAACTCCCCAGCCTCGAAGACGTCTTCACCGAGCTCACCATGAGTGATCACTAA
- a CDS encoding ABC transporter permease produces the protein MSVLFTLFFKELRSFFYSPVAYVVLAMVAAINGFSFRGAIAALESGPQQGSLITFTFTSPWFWWSYFFVFPLLTMRLFAEERKLGTWETLFTAPVRTWQVVMGKYLAAVFFYCLLWIPSVLNFFVFQWMTAGAADIPAGALYTTYLLLFFMGLFNLAVGCFTSSLTSNQIVAAVLSFTFSLLHFVVGIFVLYLGRRVPDAFIDLVHYIATKEHIEVFTSGLLDTRPLVYYSSLAFLFLALTHYVLEFRRWRV, from the coding sequence ATGTCCGTTTTATTCACCCTGTTCTTCAAAGAACTTCGCTCCTTCTTCTACTCTCCAGTTGCCTACGTGGTGCTGGCCATGGTCGCAGCGATCAACGGCTTCTCGTTTCGTGGAGCCATTGCCGCCCTTGAAAGCGGTCCCCAACAAGGCAGCCTCATCACCTTCACCTTCACCTCCCCCTGGTTCTGGTGGTCCTACTTCTTCGTCTTTCCGCTGCTGACCATGCGACTGTTCGCCGAAGAACGAAAACTCGGCACCTGGGAAACCCTCTTCACCGCGCCTGTGCGCACCTGGCAGGTCGTCATGGGCAAATACCTCGCCGCCGTCTTCTTCTATTGCCTCCTCTGGATCCCCAGTGTCCTTAACTTTTTTGTGTTTCAATGGATGACCGCCGGAGCTGCGGACATCCCCGCCGGAGCCCTCTACACCACCTATCTTCTCCTCTTCTTCATGGGCCTCTTCAACCTCGCCGTCGGCTGCTTCACCTCCTCGCTCACCTCCAACCAGATCGTCGCTGCCGTTCTCTCGTTCACCTTCAGCCTGCTCCATTTTGTCGTCGGCATTTTTGTGCTCTACCTTGGTCGCCGCGTGCCTGATGCCTTCATCGACCTCGTCCATTACATCGCCACCAAGGAACACATCGAAGTCTTCACCAGCGGCCTTCTCGACACCCGACCACTCGTCTACTACAGCAGCCTCGCCTTTCTCTTCCTGGCCCTCACCCACTATGTCCTCGAGTTCCGCCGCTGGAGAGTCTGA